One window of Salegentibacter sp. Hel_I_6 genomic DNA carries:
- a CDS encoding AarF/ABC1/UbiB kinase family protein, whose product MSVLPDNLLRYQKFIGFMLKYWNSDLFANTASQAMDETSDKDNAQDAYDQTPDELVEDLKNMGPTYIKMGQLLSTRPDLLPDAYLKALATLQDDVPAIPYEEVHRIVEEEIGTRISKAFESFDKEPLASASIGQVHKATLRSGKPVAVKIQRPGIKKQFLSDLDTLKELAELAVKHSVTAQKYAFDDVLAELRRILLQELDYHKEAQNLITLGKNLKDFKDLIIPQPILDYSSGKVLTMEYIEGRKITSISPLKQIEVDYSPLVDQLVKAYLQQVINDGFVHADPHPGNIQFTKNDKIALIDLGMVAKFSPGIKQYILELLMAISNNNGEETARVLLSMSEVTEEANLKFFKKTISDIIMDSEHSTAKDMQTGRLLIQLNRLAAESGIHLPVEVNILGKILLNMDQIIAVLDPDFDLRDAIKRHSNKIMRDKMYEELKPENFFSSILASKKFLEYLPDRLNTISKNLSENEFEIKIKAFDEKRVTDGFQKVANRITLGLIIAAMIIGASMLMQVPSDFTILGYPGLAMIFFLLAAVGGIILSYIIIFRDENLNNKD is encoded by the coding sequence ATGTCTGTACTTCCCGACAATCTTTTGCGTTACCAGAAATTTATAGGTTTTATGCTAAAATACTGGAATAGCGATTTGTTTGCCAACACCGCTTCCCAGGCGATGGACGAAACTTCAGATAAAGATAATGCTCAGGATGCTTACGATCAAACTCCCGATGAACTGGTTGAAGACCTTAAAAATATGGGGCCTACCTATATTAAAATGGGGCAGTTACTCTCAACAAGACCAGATCTCCTACCAGATGCTTACCTCAAGGCTTTGGCCACTCTGCAAGACGATGTGCCGGCGATTCCCTACGAGGAAGTACACAGAATTGTGGAAGAGGAAATAGGAACCAGGATTTCAAAAGCTTTTGAAAGTTTTGATAAAGAGCCCCTGGCCAGTGCTTCTATTGGGCAGGTACATAAAGCTACCCTGCGATCGGGAAAACCGGTGGCGGTGAAAATTCAAAGACCGGGAATTAAAAAACAATTTCTTTCAGATTTAGATACATTAAAAGAACTGGCAGAGTTGGCGGTTAAACATAGTGTTACCGCCCAAAAATATGCTTTCGACGATGTTTTAGCAGAATTAAGACGTATTTTGTTACAGGAACTGGATTACCATAAGGAAGCTCAAAATTTAATCACCCTCGGGAAAAACTTAAAAGACTTTAAGGATCTTATTATTCCACAGCCAATTCTGGATTATTCTTCTGGAAAGGTACTTACTATGGAATATATTGAAGGCCGAAAAATCACTTCAATATCACCGCTTAAACAAATTGAAGTAGATTATTCTCCTTTGGTAGACCAGTTGGTAAAGGCCTATTTACAGCAAGTAATTAATGATGGTTTTGTACACGCCGACCCTCATCCCGGGAATATTCAATTTACAAAAAACGATAAAATTGCGCTTATAGATCTTGGAATGGTGGCTAAGTTCTCACCCGGTATCAAGCAATATATTTTAGAACTCTTAATGGCAATTAGCAATAATAATGGCGAAGAAACCGCCCGTGTTTTGCTAAGTATGAGTGAGGTTACTGAGGAAGCTAATCTAAAATTTTTCAAGAAGACTATCAGCGATATTATTATGGATAGTGAGCACAGCACGGCTAAAGATATGCAAACCGGCCGGCTACTTATTCAATTAAATCGACTAGCTGCAGAAAGCGGAATACATCTTCCGGTAGAGGTAAATATTCTTGGTAAGATTCTTCTAAATATGGATCAAATTATTGCCGTTTTAGATCCGGATTTCGATCTTCGGGATGCAATAAAAAGGCATTCCAATAAAATAATGCGCGATAAAATGTATGAAGAACTAAAGCCTGAAAACTTTTTTTCTTCAATACTCGCGTCTAAAAAATTCCTCGAATATTTACCCGATCGCTTAAATACAATTTCAAAAAACCTTTCTGAAAATGAGTTTGAAATTAAAATCAAAGCTTTTGATGAAAAACGTGTTACCGATGGTTTTCAAAAAGTAGCGAACCGCATTACCTTAGGTTTAATTATAGCCGCAATGATTATAGGCGCCTCAATGTTGATGCAGGTGCCTTCAGATTTTACAATTTTAGGCTATCCCGGTCTTGCGATGATATTTTTCCTTCTAGCCGCTGTTGGGGGAATTATTCTTAGTTATATCATTATTTTTAGGGACGAAAATTTAAATAATAAAGATTAA
- a CDS encoding bifunctional SulP family inorganic anion transporter/carbonic anhydrase yields MGKNNNFSSLKEKVDQSTLRKPLFSRMDKDIPASIVVFLVALPLCLGIALASGAPLVSGLISGIIGGIVIGSVSHSSVSVSGPAASLTAVVLASIASLGSFDVFLLAVVLGGIFQFILGILKAGLIADYMPSNIIKGLLAAIGIILIIAQLPYAVGFEENPAGYFTTSGNLLEQASGMFSGFFYSLHPGAVVLSAISLTIIIFWEKSPLKNFKLLPPSLIVVILGVFINLLFKYIAPVLHLGQAHLVNIPKIDKVSELVTFPDFSAITNPEVWGVAITITLIASIASLLAIEAADDIDPHKRKTPPNRELVAQGVGNTLAGLVGGIPLTSVIVRSSVNINAGAETKLSAILHGIFLLLSVLFLSTILNLIPLSSLAVILLVVGYKLASWDVISTMYKKGWNQFIPFVVTVIAIILTDLLIGIFIGSLVSIFFLLRSNYHNAFFIENTKIFKGETIRLELSNEVSFFNKASIKNSLWSVPQNSNVIIDATFASYIDHDILEIFEDFKTTFAEENNINVSIIGLKDKYSAGKELDFVREDIEESKEKSTPGEILEYLKDGNARYVDGKLVSRRLRNKDLMDFINSPPLAAVVNCIDLREPLNVMMNTGIGDLIPIRAAGNLVDTHIIKSIEIACKQQGARFILLMGNSSNRVYLDALKEFKENGYRHPDSLIAEALKAKQIPSEFEEKDMHIYADLLTRWSLKESQKRILKESEYLDQHIAKGRIGVATAFFNRENGRIEFSDLY; encoded by the coding sequence GTGGGTAAGAATAACAATTTTAGCAGTCTAAAAGAAAAAGTAGATCAATCTACCTTGCGTAAGCCCTTATTCTCCAGAATGGATAAGGATATTCCCGCCAGTATTGTTGTTTTCCTGGTAGCATTACCCTTGTGCCTAGGGATAGCCCTTGCTAGTGGTGCGCCCTTGGTTTCTGGTCTTATTTCCGGAATTATTGGTGGAATTGTAATAGGGAGTGTTAGCCATTCTTCAGTAAGTGTAAGCGGACCTGCTGCCAGTTTAACTGCGGTGGTTTTAGCCTCAATAGCCTCCCTGGGAAGTTTTGATGTTTTTCTATTGGCAGTGGTTTTAGGTGGAATTTTTCAGTTTATCCTTGGAATTCTAAAAGCCGGGCTTATTGCCGATTATATGCCTTCAAATATTATAAAAGGTTTATTGGCAGCAATTGGAATTATTCTCATAATTGCACAATTACCCTACGCGGTTGGGTTTGAAGAAAATCCTGCTGGTTATTTTACAACTAGTGGTAATTTGTTGGAGCAGGCATCAGGAATGTTTAGTGGTTTTTTCTATTCGCTACATCCCGGGGCGGTGGTTTTATCAGCAATTTCGCTGACTATAATAATCTTTTGGGAGAAAAGTCCGCTTAAAAACTTTAAGCTTTTACCGCCCTCTTTAATTGTTGTTATTCTAGGAGTTTTTATAAATCTTCTTTTTAAATATATCGCTCCTGTGCTTCATTTAGGTCAGGCGCATTTGGTTAATATTCCGAAGATAGATAAGGTGAGTGAACTGGTTACTTTTCCAGATTTTTCTGCCATTACCAATCCTGAAGTTTGGGGCGTGGCAATTACTATAACCCTTATTGCCTCTATTGCGAGTTTGTTGGCTATAGAAGCTGCAGATGATATTGATCCGCATAAACGAAAAACCCCACCAAACCGTGAATTGGTAGCCCAGGGAGTAGGAAATACCCTGGCAGGTCTTGTGGGTGGTATTCCTTTAACTTCAGTAATTGTAAGAAGTTCGGTTAATATAAATGCGGGAGCTGAGACAAAACTTTCAGCAATTTTACACGGTATTTTTCTGCTTTTAAGCGTTTTGTTTCTAAGTACCATTTTGAACCTTATTCCACTTTCCAGTTTAGCGGTAATTTTATTGGTTGTAGGTTATAAGCTGGCCTCCTGGGATGTTATTAGCACGATGTATAAAAAGGGTTGGAACCAGTTTATTCCTTTTGTAGTTACTGTGATAGCCATTATTTTAACCGATTTATTGATTGGAATTTTTATAGGCTCCTTAGTAAGTATTTTCTTTTTACTGCGCAGTAATTATCATAATGCCTTTTTTATTGAAAACACTAAAATTTTTAAGGGAGAAACCATTCGTCTCGAGCTTTCTAACGAAGTTTCATTTTTTAATAAAGCTTCTATTAAAAACAGTCTTTGGAGCGTTCCGCAAAATTCTAATGTGATTATAGATGCTACCTTTGCCAGCTACATAGATCACGATATTTTAGAGATCTTTGAAGATTTTAAAACCACTTTTGCAGAAGAGAATAATATTAATGTGAGTATTATTGGGCTTAAAGACAAGTATTCTGCAGGAAAGGAATTAGATTTTGTGCGTGAGGATATTGAAGAGTCTAAGGAAAAATCTACCCCAGGGGAAATACTTGAATATTTAAAAGATGGGAACGCCCGATATGTAGATGGGAAATTGGTCTCCAGAAGGCTAAGAAATAAAGACCTGATGGACTTTATTAATTCGCCTCCCCTGGCTGCCGTGGTTAATTGTATAGATCTACGGGAGCCTTTAAATGTTATGATGAATACAGGGATTGGCGATTTAATTCCAATAAGAGCCGCTGGAAATCTTGTAGATACTCATATTATTAAAAGTATAGAAATAGCTTGTAAACAGCAGGGTGCACGTTTTATATTGCTTATGGGGAATTCTTCGAATAGAGTTTATTTGGACGCTTTAAAGGAGTTTAAGGAAAATGGATATAGGCATCCAGATTCTCTGATTGCTGAAGCTTTAAAAGCAAAACAAATTCCATCTGAATTTGAAGAGAAAGATATGCATATTTATGCCGATCTTTTGACCCGATGGAGTCTCAAAGAATCCCAAAAGCGCATTTTAAAAGAATCTGAATATCTTGATCAACATATTGCAAAGGGTAGAATAGGAGTAGCTACTGCATTTTTTAATCGTGAAAATGGAAGAATCGAATTTTCTGATTTATACTAG